In the Bombus pyrosoma isolate SC7728 linkage group LG15, ASM1482585v1, whole genome shotgun sequence genome, one interval contains:
- the LOC122575613 gene encoding uncharacterized protein LOC122575613: MCDHCRTFKPLLEGPDTTTYYERDRPAISSVTPPRNSVMPPRNLMAPRSPSDVASRSCCSWRRTCCDGVCCNRVGNCCAPESETRYRPVEKPVPTYGYDYGQPAMASYPVGMPGAMMPDRVPCPTRKEKLPMCFGGDCQDSDCTGQPDVNESTPRQSER, translated from the exons ATGTGTGACCACTGCAG aaCTTTCAAACCGCTGCTGGAAGGGCCGGATACCACGACATATTATGAAAGGGACAGACCAGCTATCAGCAGCGTGACACCACCAAGAAATAGCGTGATGCCACCAAGAAATCTCATGGCACCTCGATC GCCGTCCGATGTCGCCAGCAGAAGTTGCTGTTCATGGAGGCGGACCTGCTGCGATGGAGTGTGCTGCAACCGCGTTGGAAACTGCTGCGCCCCTGAATCGGAAACTCGGTATCGACCGGTTGAAAAACCTGTGCCCACTTATGGCTACGATTATGGCCAGCCGGCGATGGCGAGTTATCCCGTCGGAATGCCCG GCGCCATGATGCCAGACAGAGTGCCGTGTCCTACGCGTAAGGAGAAGCTACCTATGTGTTTCGGAGGCGACTGCCAAGATTCCGACTGCACAGGCCAACCGGACGTAAACGAGTCGACACCGAGGCAATCGGAGCGATAA
- the LOC122575429 gene encoding uncharacterized protein LOC122575429, protein MCDHCAKVTSQKGYAGQVTCKCDHGEKKNGEAKEKDFGGCCSKKAREAAGGCCMSGCCKDKAKQKEPEAPSKCCADRK, encoded by the exons ATGTGCGATCATTGCGC AAAAGTTACGAGCCAGAAGGGATACGCAGGACAAGTGACGTGCAAATGCGACCA CGGCGAGAAGAAGAACGGCGAGGCCAAGGAAAAGGATTTCGGTGGATGTTGCTCGAAGAA AGCGAGAGAGGCAGCCGGTGGGTGTTGCATGTCCGGCTGTTGCAAGGATAAAGCGAAGCAGAAGGAACCGGAAGCTCCCTCGAAATGTTGCGCAGATCGTAAATGA
- the LOC122575428 gene encoding general odorant-binding protein 83a-like isoform X1 codes for MLRNCHFFLVLSTILILLHFGKADIRKDCRRESKVSWAALRRMKAGDLEQEDQNLKCYLKCFMMRHGILDKNAEVDVQRALRHLPRSMQDSSKKLFNKCKSVQSDDPCDKAYKMIKCYVEHHPEILQSVPFL; via the exons ATGTTAAGAAATTGtcatttctttctcgttctatCGACGATCCTAATTTTGTTG CATTTTGGTAAGGCAGATATTAGGAAGGACTGTCGCAGAGAATCGAAGGTTTCATGGG CCGCATTAAGACGGATGAAAGCCGGAGACTTGGAACAGGAAGATCAAAACTTAAAGTGCTACCTCAAGTGCTTCATGATGAGGCACGGTATCTTAGATAAGAACGCGGAGGTAGATGTGCAAAGGGCGCTTCGACATCTACCACGAAGCATGCAAGACTCGTCcaagaaattgtttaacaaGTGTAAATCTGTCC AGAGTGACGATCCTTGCGACAAGGCTTACAAGATGATCAAATGTTACGTAGAACATCATCCAGAG ATTTTGCAGAGCGTCCCTTTCCTCTAG
- the LOC122575428 gene encoding general odorant-binding protein 83a-like isoform X2, whose product MTNIWILEKYHFGKADIRKDCRRESKVSWAALRRMKAGDLEQEDQNLKCYLKCFMMRHGILDKNAEVDVQRALRHLPRSMQDSSKKLFNKCKSVQSDDPCDKAYKMIKCYVEHHPEILQSVPFL is encoded by the exons ATGACTAATATCTGGATACTGGAAAAATAC CATTTTGGTAAGGCAGATATTAGGAAGGACTGTCGCAGAGAATCGAAGGTTTCATGGG CCGCATTAAGACGGATGAAAGCCGGAGACTTGGAACAGGAAGATCAAAACTTAAAGTGCTACCTCAAGTGCTTCATGATGAGGCACGGTATCTTAGATAAGAACGCGGAGGTAGATGTGCAAAGGGCGCTTCGACATCTACCACGAAGCATGCAAGACTCGTCcaagaaattgtttaacaaGTGTAAATCTGTCC AGAGTGACGATCCTTGCGACAAGGCTTACAAGATGATCAAATGTTACGTAGAACATCATCCAGAG ATTTTGCAGAGCGTCCCTTTCCTCTAG